The window TGTAGCGGCTGATATTTACCATTTGATACACGGCAAAATATTTGTAGCGCATAACGTAAATTTCGATTATTCATTTGTACGCTATCACCTTGCCGCCGCCGGATACGATTTACAGCTGAACAAGCTTTGTACCGTACGCCTGGGCCGCAAAATTTTGCCGGGACTGCCATCATACAGCCTTGGCCGCCTGTGCCGCCATTTAGGCATCGGTAACGAAGCCCGCCACCGCGCCGCCGGCGATGCCGAAGCCACGGCCGAATTATTTACGCTGTTAATAAACAGCGATACAGAAGGCCATATTAAACAGGCGCTTAAGCAAAATTCAAAAGAACAGGTATTGCCCGCCAACCTGCCAAAAAAAGATGTAGAGCAATTGCCATACTCGCCGGGCGTATATTATTTTCATGATCAAAAAGGGAAAGTGATTTATGTTGGCAAAGCCAAAAATATCAAGAAACGGGTAAGCAGCCATTTTACCGGCAATAACCCAGGCTTGCAGCGGCAGGAATTTTTACGCAATATTCACCAGGTAAGCTACCAGGTTTGCGGCACCGAGCTGATTGCCTTTGTACTGGAAGCCATCGAAATTAAACGCCTGTGGCCAAAATATAACCGATCGTTAAAACGCTTTGAAAACGCTTATTGCCTTTATGCCTTTGAAGATCAGCGCGGCTATACCAGGCTGGCGGTTGATAAGCGCCGCAAATTCAGCGATGTTATTTATACCTGTAACTCATTGCTGGATGGTTATAACCTGCTTAATAAACTGATAGAAGCTTTTGGCCTGTGCCCCAAGCTTTGTTTTATACAAACCAACACTGCCCCATGTATCGGTGCCGCCGGCAGCCAATGCGCCTGCGAGGGTGTTGAATCGGTAGAAGACTACAACCAAAAGGTTAATAACGCTATTAACCAGCTGAAACTTGCCCTGCCTACCTACGCCATCCGCGATGAAGGCCGTACCGGCGACGAACACAGCTGCATTTTGGTTGAAAAAGGCCAGTTTTACGGAATGGGCTACATCTCGCATTATTTTGATGCCAACAATGTGCAGCAGCTCAAAAACTACCTGACCCCCTACCCGGGAAATGACTACATCAAAAACATCGTATCCAGCTATGCTACACGATACCCTGATAGAATGGTGGTGTTCGCATAAAGGTCATTGAGTCATACGGTAAGTTGCGTTCATAAATATTGTTTTAACTATTTAACATAATTCCACTCACACCTCACACCTCACACCTCACACCTCACACCTCACACCTCACACCTCACACCTCACACCTCACACCTCACAACTCACAACTCACAACTCACAACTCACAACTCACAACTTTATCCTAAAAGTTAATTTTATTAACACAATAAAGATTTTGATTGGTTATGCTATAACATTTACCAACAAAAACTTTAAATAATGGATAGCATTAATCAACAACAACCGGAAGATAATTATAAGGATCTTGGCGGAACAGAGGCCATAGCCAAATTAAAAGACATGGTCGACAGCGCTAAAAGCTGTTTCTTTTTAACCAATATTAAAACCGGCATCCCGGCAAATGTTCGCCCGATGTCTGTTCAACAAGTGGATGACGAGGGTAACCTTTGGTTTCTGAGTGCCAATGACAGCCACAAGAATGAAGATCTGTCGAAAGACCCCATGGTCCACCTGTTATTCCAGGGATCTGCACATTCCGATTTCCTGAATGTTTATGGTATAGCCACCGTGAGCGAAGACAAGGAAAAAATTAAAGAGCTTTGGGAACCGATACTAAAAGTGTGGTTTACCGATGGCATCGACGATCCGCGCATATCGGTAATAAAAGTTGAACCTACCGAATGTTATTATTGGGACAACAAGCACGGCAATGCCATCGCTTTTGTAAAAATGCTGGCCGGCGCGGCCATAGGCAAAACCTTCGATGATTCGATTGAGGGCAAAATAAACGTATAACCATTTTTAAGGGAGAAAGGTGTCCTTAATAGACAAAAGCCATGCAGTTGATTTTCTGCATGGCTTTTTTTCTTACTGGTTTTCAGGAACCTGCTAAGGCTTCATAAGCAACTATTAATTTACAGCATCTCCTTGTCTCATCTCGTCGCTGGCATGTTTTACAATTGTATCG is drawn from Mucilaginibacter ginsenosidivorax and contains these coding sequences:
- a CDS encoding pyridoxamine 5'-phosphate oxidase family protein is translated as MDSINQQQPEDNYKDLGGTEAIAKLKDMVDSAKSCFFLTNIKTGIPANVRPMSVQQVDDEGNLWFLSANDSHKNEDLSKDPMVHLLFQGSAHSDFLNVYGIATVSEDKEKIKELWEPILKVWFTDGIDDPRISVIKVEPTECYYWDNKHGNAIAFVKMLAGAAIGKTFDDSIEGKINV
- a CDS encoding exonuclease domain-containing protein, giving the protein MYAIVDIETTGGHASANGITEIAICIHDGKKVVKRFQTLVNPQREIPIYISALTGITNEMVQSAPPFEDVAADIYHLIHGKIFVAHNVNFDYSFVRYHLAAAGYDLQLNKLCTVRLGRKILPGLPSYSLGRLCRHLGIGNEARHRAAGDAEATAELFTLLINSDTEGHIKQALKQNSKEQVLPANLPKKDVEQLPYSPGVYYFHDQKGKVIYVGKAKNIKKRVSSHFTGNNPGLQRQEFLRNIHQVSYQVCGTELIAFVLEAIEIKRLWPKYNRSLKRFENAYCLYAFEDQRGYTRLAVDKRRKFSDVIYTCNSLLDGYNLLNKLIEAFGLCPKLCFIQTNTAPCIGAAGSQCACEGVESVEDYNQKVNNAINQLKLALPTYAIRDEGRTGDEHSCILVEKGQFYGMGYISHYFDANNVQQLKNYLTPYPGNDYIKNIVSSYATRYPDRMVVFA